One Methanoculleus sp. 7T genomic window carries:
- a CDS encoding bifunctional metallophosphatase/5'-nucleotidase: protein MASGSSISGRSPRQQAIAGFLILTIIVLAPIGLSYYLHPAPDPATGPVHVKILAVNDFHGQLPDGQKLNKEPAGSAPVLASYLKTAMADAGQATTFIALPGDVVGASPPESGLLLDEPTLLFWNSFAGGRSQSAPACNLIATFGNHEFDKGTDELLRKINGGNGVTTVTHLVDPYPGTEVEYISSNVVWKINETPLAAPYVIRDAGGARIAFIGAVTAETPSIQKRVNIEDLAFKNETESINRYIPEIQQKGVHAIVVLLHEGGSQDAYDGPTREEGNVTGRVAGIVAGLDPDVDVVLSGHTHAFTNAYLKNAGGEPVLVTQAYSYSRAFADIDIVIDPLTGEVTHKSAEIVPAYAGRPPGTSPDPETSLLLEKSEGVVEPLTSRVVASASADITRQMTDAGESVIGDLVADGQRAAMHADIAFITTGSLRADITGGNVTWGDLYAVQPFSSSVLSMTLTGDQVRDVLEQQWQTPSPPHNLAVSGLSYTFDDGKPAGSKITEIRVNGTLLDPRATYTAAMVDFLATGGDGYTVFTEGTDPVYGPVDIDALVAYMGSLSEPVDVKAEARITRTA, encoded by the coding sequence ATGGCATCCGGTTCCTCCATCAGCGGCAGGTCGCCACGGCAACAGGCGATCGCCGGCTTCCTCATACTCACAATCATCGTTCTCGCCCCCATCGGGCTGTCCTACTACCTGCACCCCGCACCGGATCCGGCGACCGGGCCCGTGCACGTAAAGATCCTCGCGGTCAACGACTTCCACGGACAACTGCCCGACGGGCAGAAACTCAACAAAGAACCGGCCGGCAGTGCGCCGGTGCTTGCATCCTACCTCAAGACCGCGATGGCGGATGCCGGTCAGGCAACCACGTTCATCGCGTTGCCGGGGGATGTCGTCGGCGCATCGCCGCCTGAATCGGGTCTGCTGCTGGACGAACCCACCCTGCTCTTCTGGAACAGTTTCGCAGGCGGCCGCTCGCAGTCCGCACCGGCATGCAACCTGATCGCAACGTTCGGCAACCACGAGTTCGACAAAGGCACGGACGAACTCCTGCGGAAGATCAACGGCGGGAACGGCGTAACGACCGTCACCCACCTCGTAGACCCCTACCCGGGGACGGAGGTGGAATACATCTCTTCAAACGTGGTCTGGAAGATAAACGAGACCCCCCTCGCCGCCCCCTACGTGATCCGCGACGCCGGCGGCGCACGGATCGCGTTCATCGGGGCCGTCACGGCCGAGACACCCTCCATCCAGAAAAGAGTAAACATCGAAGACCTCGCCTTCAAGAACGAGACCGAATCGATCAACCGGTATATCCCGGAGATCCAGCAGAAAGGAGTGCACGCGATTGTCGTCCTCCTCCACGAGGGCGGCTCGCAGGACGCCTACGACGGTCCGACACGGGAAGAGGGCAACGTGACGGGCAGGGTCGCCGGGATCGTCGCCGGCCTCGACCCGGACGTGGACGTCGTCCTCTCGGGCCACACCCATGCATTCACCAACGCCTACCTGAAGAATGCCGGCGGAGAGCCGGTGCTGGTGACGCAGGCATACAGTTACAGCAGGGCGTTTGCCGATATCGATATCGTCATCGACCCCCTCACCGGCGAGGTCACCCATAAATCGGCAGAGATCGTCCCGGCGTACGCAGGCCGGCCGCCCGGCACCAGCCCCGACCCGGAGACCTCGTTGCTCCTTGAGAAGAGCGAGGGAGTGGTCGAGCCGCTGACGAGCCGGGTCGTCGCGAGCGCGTCGGCGGATATAACGCGCCAGATGACCGATGCCGGCGAATCCGTAATCGGCGACCTTGTCGCCGACGGCCAGAGGGCGGCGATGCATGCCGATATCGCGTTTATCACCACCGGCTCGCTCCGGGCGGACATAACAGGGGGCAACGTCACCTGGGGCGACCTCTACGCGGTCCAGCCGTTCTCTTCAAGCGTGCTCTCGATGACGCTCACGGGAGACCAGGTCAGGGACGTGCTGGAACAGCAATGGCAGACCCCGTCGCCGCCCCACAACCTTGCCGTCTCGGGACTTTCGTACACGTTCGACGACGGAAAACCCGCGGGCAGCAAAATCACCGAGATCCGGGTAAACGGCACCCTGCTCGACCCGAGAGCAACCTACACGGCGGCAATGGTCGACTTCCTCGCAACCGGCGGCGACGGGTATACCGTGTTTACGGAAGGGACGGATCCAGTCTACGGCCCGGTCGATATCGATGCGTTGGTCGCCTACATGGGATCGCTTTCGGAGCCGGTGGACGTGAAGGCGGAGGCAAGGATCACGAGGACCGCGTGA